From a region of the Apibacter sp. B3706 genome:
- a CDS encoding DUF3127 domain-containing protein, whose amino-acid sequence MEIAGRIKLISDIQTFDSGFRKREVVLTTEEQYPQHILIELLGDRVDIINSFNVGDDVRVSINIRGREWVNPQGETKYFNSITGWRIEKLMPVSSGMGQDNPMVPPSAHISPAPSAPSMQEEEDDDLPF is encoded by the coding sequence ATGGAAATAGCAGGAAGAATAAAATTAATATCTGATATTCAAACATTTGATAGCGGATTCAGAAAAAGAGAAGTAGTGTTAACTACGGAAGAACAATATCCTCAGCATATATTAATAGAGCTTTTAGGAGATCGGGTAGATATCATTAATTCTTTTAATGTAGGAGATGATGTAAGAGTATCAATTAATATCAGAGGCCGTGAATGGGTTAATCCACAAGGTGAAACTAAATATTTCAACAGTATAACCGGCTGGAGAATTGAAAAATTAATGCCTGTTTCTTCCGGAATGGGACAAGATAATCCTATGGTTCCTCCTTCCGCACATATATCTCCTGCACCGTCTGCTCCAAGTATGCAAGAAGAAGAGGATGATGATTTACCGTTTTAA
- a CDS encoding alpha/beta fold hydrolase yields the protein MLYYRDKGKGKVIVFLHGFLENSRMWRFFQNNLSKKYRVITIDLPGHGRSSKKTNEVNRMEDMSKKVNNVLEHLKIDDVIIIGHSMGGYVALAFADLYKYKVSGLGLFYSTSLPDDEIKKEQRLKAAEVVVKNPKEFFRLSIPNLFAPDNVPLMQSEIKTAISWAKHASLTGISAALKGMRLRKDRTDVLRNLDKPILLILGKYDTAIKNSELINKLEGTDHLSIFEISTGHMGALEAPEECLEIMEFWLNQNFN from the coding sequence ATGCTATACTACAGAGATAAAGGAAAAGGTAAAGTTATAGTTTTTTTACACGGTTTCTTAGAAAATTCAAGAATGTGGAGATTTTTTCAAAATAATTTATCCAAGAAATACAGAGTTATAACCATTGATTTACCTGGTCATGGAAGATCTTCTAAAAAAACAAATGAAGTCAACAGAATGGAAGATATGTCCAAAAAAGTAAACAATGTTTTGGAGCATTTGAAAATAGATGATGTAATAATTATAGGCCATTCGATGGGAGGATATGTAGCATTAGCCTTTGCAGATTTATATAAGTATAAAGTTTCCGGATTGGGTTTATTTTATTCTACCTCATTACCGGATGATGAAATAAAAAAAGAACAAAGATTAAAAGCTGCCGAAGTAGTAGTTAAAAATCCTAAAGAATTTTTCCGTTTATCAATTCCTAATTTATTTGCTCCTGATAATGTGCCCCTTATGCAATCAGAAATAAAAACAGCAATTTCTTGGGCTAAACACGCTTCTTTAACAGGGATTTCAGCTGCTTTAAAAGGCATGAGGTTACGTAAAGATAGGACGGATGTTTTAAGAAATTTAGACAAACCCATCTTACTCATTTTGGGTAAATATGATACTGCAATTAAAAATTCCGAATTAATAAATAAATTAGAAGGAACTGATCATCTTTCTATTTTTGAGATTTCAACCGGACATATGGGAGCATTAGAAGCACCTGAAGAATGCTTAGAAATTATGGAATTCTGGTTAAATCAAAATTTTAATTGA
- a CDS encoding flagellar motor protein MotB → MKIIKLALLSSVGLLAMSCVSRKEFEQAKANYESCLERNVEKDRSITSLKERNKSLEEQMNLIRKQNDVLQQNLADCMATGKAGTVNIDKLISQINESNAYIKRLTEARAKNDSLNLALSNKLKRSLDNLNDSDVDVQVQKGVVFISLSDKMLYKSGSYDVLPTAENVLEKVAKIINDYKDYDVQVQGYTDNDQFKNSAAGCIRDNWDLSAMRATSVVKMLQTKFGVDPARLLAGGHGEYQPKVPNTNPENKAVNRRTEIVILPKLDQFMQLMDQKVK, encoded by the coding sequence ATGAAAATTATTAAATTAGCATTGCTATCTTCAGTTGGCTTATTAGCAATGTCTTGTGTAAGTAGAAAAGAATTTGAACAGGCAAAAGCTAATTATGAATCTTGTCTAGAAAGAAATGTTGAAAAAGATCGTTCGATCACATCTTTAAAAGAGAGAAACAAATCTTTGGAAGAACAAATGAATTTGATACGTAAACAAAATGACGTATTACAACAAAATTTAGCCGACTGTATGGCTACCGGAAAAGCCGGAACTGTTAATATAGACAAATTAATTAGTCAAATTAATGAATCTAATGCGTATATTAAACGTTTGACAGAAGCTCGTGCAAAAAATGATTCTTTAAATCTTGCTTTATCTAATAAATTAAAACGTTCTTTAGATAATTTAAATGACAGCGATGTAGACGTTCAAGTTCAAAAAGGAGTGGTATTCATTTCATTATCAGATAAAATGCTTTATAAATCCGGTAGTTATGATGTGCTTCCAACCGCAGAAAATGTTTTGGAAAAGGTAGCTAAAATTATCAATGATTACAAAGATTATGATGTTCAAGTTCAAGGATATACTGACAATGATCAATTTAAAAATTCAGCTGCAGGTTGTATAAGAGATAATTGGGATTTGAGCGCCATGAGAGCAACCTCAGTTGTTAAAATGTTACAAACTAAATTTGGAGTGGATCCTGCCAGATTACTTGCCGGAGGTCACGGAGAATATCAACCAAAAGTTCCTAACACAAATCCTGAAAATAAAGCAGTTAACAGAAGAACTGAAATTGTAATTCTTCCTAAACTAGATCAATTTATGCAATTAATGGATCAAAAAGTAAAATAA